The genomic segment ACCTGGTGGAATCAAGTTAAAGATTGATGCATTTAAAGATACGAGTTGTGGTTGAAGGGCATTGTATGTCACTTCATAACCAAAATAGACGACAGCGATTGGAATCAATGCTCCGAGTACACCCATCAAGAGTCCCTCGACGAAGAACGGTGCACGGATGAAGCCGTTTTTCGCTCCAACGAGACGCATGATTTCGATTTCCCGACGACGCGAGAAAATCGTTACTTTGATCGTATTCGAGATGAGGAACATCGCCATGAAGGTCAGACCGACAATTAAGATGATTCCACCGACGCGTACCCCTTCAAGGAAGTTGAACATCTTCTCGACGTAATCTTCGCCATACTCGACACTATCTATATTTTCCATTTTTTTGACTGTATTTGCAATAGTTTCTGTCTCATTTGGGGAAGTTGCTTTGACGATGTAGCGATCGTGAAGCGGGTTATCCTTCTCGACCGACTGGTATGCCTGCGATCCTTCTCCTAACTGTTCTTTAAAACGATTCAGTTCATCTTCTTTTGAACTATACCGGACAGACGCGACACCCGGCATCTGTTCTAATTTTGAACCAACGGCGTCGATTTTTGCTTGATCGGCCTCGCGTTCGACGAACACTTGAATTTCGACGTCTTTTTCGACGTTGTCTGAAATCTTGTTGACGTTGAACATGACCATCGCGAAAATTCCGACGAGTAATAATGTCACGGTTACGGCACTGACAGAGGCGAATGTCATCCAGCCGTTTCGGACAAGACCTTTCGACCCTTCCCGTAAATGACGGAATCCATTAAACTTCATAGCCGTACATTCCTTTCTCTTCGTCACGGACGATTTTTCCACCGTCAATCGCCAGTACGCGATGACGCATTTTGTTAACGATGTCTCGATTGTGTGTCGCCATTACGACCGTTGTCCCACGGCGATAAATCTCTTCGAAGACCTCCATGATATCCAATGCCGTATCGGGGTCTAAGTTTCCCGTCGGCTCATCAGCGATGACGAGTGACGGACGATTGACGATTGCTCGGGCAATCGAAATCCGTTGTTGTTCCCCACCCGATAACTCATCCGGATAGTTCCGTGCTTTATGTTTGAGTTTGACGAGATCGAGGACCTCGTTTACTTTTTTACGGATTTGCGCTTTATCGTCTCCGACAACTTCGAGTGCGAATGCGACATTTTCATACACCGTCAGTGACGGGAGGAGTTTAAAGTCTTGGAAGATGACGCCGATTTGGCGACGGAGTTCTGGAATTTGACGGTTTTTTAATTTACCGACTTCGATTCCTTTAAACAAAAATGAACCGCTCGTCGGTTTCTCTTCGCGGTACATCATCTTCATGAATGTTGATTTGCCGGCTCCAGAAGGTCCAACGATATAGACGAACTCACCTTGATTGATCGTCAAATTGACCTCACGAAGTGCAGTGACTCCGTTCGGGTATATTTTACTAACTTGTTGCATCTTGATCACTTACTTCACATCCTTATTTGATTACTGGGGGTGATCAGCTAGGTCTTAAAACCTACCGATTTCCATTATAACAGTCATAAAAAAAAACCACATTACAATCAAATGTCAATTCCGGCTGATTTTCATAAAAAAAGGGATAAGAAATGACGAACACATGTCGTGTCTGTCATCTCTTATCCCATACTTTCACATAGTTATGATTATTTCTTTTCTGCTAACCAATCAGCAACAGCAACGATTTCTTCGTCCTCTTTCAGGATTCCGGCAGGCATTTGCCCTTTACCGTTCTTGATGATGTCCTGGATCTCTTCAGACGAATACTTTGAACCGACTTTTGTTAAGTTTGGTCCAACATTTCCTTCTAAATTGTTACCGTGACATGAGGCACAGTTATTCGCGAAGATTTTTTCCGCGTCGACCGCTGTTTCTGTTTTTGAAGAATCATCATTCATCGATGTGTCTTCTTTCGTTGTATCCGAAGAACTAGAATCATCACTGCCGCAAGCGCCGAGTACGAGTGTCGCGCCAAGTCCTGCCGCGAGTAAAAGATTTTTTAACTTCATCCGTATACCCCCCTTAAAAAATACCAATCAACGTTCTTACCTATTAGAGTATAACCGTTCTTGATGTTTTCTAAGCGTGATTTCACAAAAACTTCACGTTTTCGATGTGTTTACGGAACATTGTGATACCGTTTGTCATCCGTGAAGCCAAGCCCGAGTACTTCATGGGCCTCACTGACGACAAGGAACGCTTCCGGATCAATGTGTTTGACGATTTCTTTCAACGTCGTGATTTCACCTTGACGGACGACGACCATCAGCATCGGTTTCCGTTTCCGTGTATAGGCACCCGCTGCCTCGATTTCCGTTGCCCCGCGATCGAGTGTCTGGAAAATCTCTTTAACAAGGGCTTCCCGTTGATCAGAAATGATGTAGGCCAGCTTATCGTTCGTGATTCCGAGCTGGACGATATCAATCATCTTAATCGTGATGAACAAAGCGACGAGCGCATACAGACCAATTTCGAGCGAGAAGATAATCGCGGCACTGATGACGATTGTCCCGTCAAGCAAGGCAATGCACAAATGAATCGGTAACTTCGTAAACCGGTGTAAAATCTGGGCGATTAAATCCATCCCGCCGGTCGACGCCCGACCTTTAAAAATCAGACCGAGTCCGATTCCGACGCCGGCCCCGCCAAAAATCGCAGCGAGCATCGGATTCATCGTCGCTGCCGGGACCTCGAACCGTTCATAAATCAAGATGACGACGGGCAAAAAAATCGATCCGACGAGTGACTTGACGCCGAACCCCATCCCGAGAATCATCCAGCCGATTGCGAGCAATAGGACGTTCGCAACGAGCTGGAACAGTCCGGGTGAAATCCCGAATAAATCATTCAAGACAATTGATAACCCACTGACGCCTCCTGAGGCGAGTTGATTCGGTGCGAGAAACAGACTGAACGCACTGGCGACGAATAATGAACCTAATAATAAATAAACATAGTCGCGAACGACTTCCTGACGCGTTGATGTCATGGCGTTGCATTTCCCCTTACCTTAAAATCTAGAACCCGTTTTTTATTTTAGCGCAAAAAGGGAAGTGACGACTAGCCCGTCCGACCAACTCGCAGTGGTTCTCTTATACCGCACTAAAGGGTTTCGGATAACGGACCGTCCCTTTGACGCCCGTTAAGCCATTTCGGACGAGCGGCATGACGAGAAATACTTCAGCCGGGACCGGGAATGGTGCTTCAATCCCGTAATCGATCGACCGTTCGAATCCGAACTGCGGATAATAACTGTCGTGACCGAGCACGACGATATGCTGTTCCCCTGCTTCCCGAGCGTCCTCGATGACTTGGCGGATTAATTCTGATCCAATGCCTTTACGTTGCCAGACCGGCATGACGCCGACCGGCGCCAATGCGAGCGACGGGACGTCCTCGATGTAAATCCGGCTCAACAAGACGTGCCCGACGATTTCACCCCGGTCGGCGACGGCGACCCGGCTGAAACGTGGTGCCGCCTCGTCGTCTTCCCGTAAGGCGTCGACTAAATCCGCTTCAGCCGCTTGTTCGAACGCCGCTTCATGCACGCGGCGAATCGCGGCTGCATCCTTAAATTTTTCCTGACGAATGATCATCTCATGTCCTCCTTTTTGAAAAAAACCGCCGACTTGACCGTCGACGGTAGGTGCTTCTTACATATTGAGTAAACGAAGGTAGGCATCGATGAAGCCCATGATGTCTCCATCCATTGCCCCTTGCGTATTCCCGACTTCGTAGTTCGTCCGGTGATCTTTGACCATGCTGTATGGGTGGAAGACGTATGAACGAATTTGGCTACCCCAGGCGATATCCGATTTTTCACCACGGATTTCGTCGAGTTTCTTTTGTTTCTCTTCGATTTCACGTTGGTAGAGTTTCGCTTTCAACATCTTCATCGCCGCTTCACGGTTCTTGATCTGCGAACGCTCTTGTTGACACGAGACGACGACGCCCGTCGGCACGTGCGTGATCCGGACGGCTGAGTCGGTCGTATTGATGTGCTGTCCACCGGCACCTGACGCGCGGTACGTATCGACACGGAGGTCTTCCGTCCGAATGTCGATATCGATGTCATCGTTGAACTCTGGCATGACGTCACATGAAACGAACGACGTATGACGGCGGCCTGACGAATCAAATGGCGAGATCCGGACAAGACGGTGAATCCCTTTTTCCGCTTTCAAATATCCATAGGCATTGTGCCCTTGAATACGGAGCGTGACCGATTTAACACCGGCTTCATCACCTGGTTGGTAGTCCATTGTCTCGACTTTCCAGCCCTGTTTGTCGCAGAAACGTTGGTACATCCGGAGTAACATCGAAGCCCAGTCTTGCGACTCGGTCCCACCCGCACCCGGGTGCAACTCAAGGATTGCGTTATTTGCGTCATATTCGCCGTTCAACAAGATTTGTAATTCAAACTCGTCGAACTTCTGTTTGATGTCACCGAGTTCCGACTCGAGTTCTTCTTGTAACTCGACGTCTGGCTCTTCTTTAATCAATTCATACGTCAAGACGATGTTTTCGTGTCCATCGGCGAGGTGTTGGTACTTATCGACCATCGCTTTTAAACCGTTCGACTCGTCAATGACTTTTTGTGCTTCTTCTTGATTGTTCCAGAAGTCCGGGAACGTCATCTCGTTTTCGAGCTCTTCAATCCGGGAAATCTTCGTTTCTAAATCAAGCGATGCCTTATATTCTCCGAGTTTCTTCTCCATCCACTCGGCGGTGTTGCGTATTTCTGCTAATTCCATTGTGTTCCACCTTCTCTTTCCGTCAAAAGAGGCAGGAATCTCCCGCCTCTTTCAGTCGATTCATCACTTATGCCTGACGGCCGTGACAGTTCTTATATTTTTTACCGGATCCGCACCAACATGGGTCGTTGCGTCCGATTTGGTCGTTCGGATTTTTGCGGACAGGCGCTTTTTTGATGACCTTGTCCTCTTTGCCTGAGACGGCAACTTCGTCCTTGACGACTTTTTCGCGTTTCAAGTTCGGGTCAAGATCGGCACGAAGGACGAATTGTGTCACTTCTTCCGCGATCGCCGCGTTCATCGTATCGAACATCATTGAACCTTCTGACTGGTATTCTCGCAGCGGATCGTTTTGACCGTAAGCGCGGAGATGAATCCCTTCACGCAACTGATCCATCTGATCGATGTGGTTCATCCAGTGTTGGTCGACGGCACGTAAGACGATGACTTTTTCAAACTCGTCAAATGCTTCAGCCGGTACTTCCGACCGTTTGTTTTCGTAGTGTGCGAACGTCCGCTCTTTGAGCAGTTCGATGATTTCTTCGCGTTCTTTGCCGAACAACTCTTGTTCCGTCACTTTTTCTTCGACGGCAAGTGTCTGGTTCGCCCAGTCCGCGAGTGCACCGATGCTCCACTCTTCCGGTACGAACTCGATTGGCGTGTACTGATGCACACCGGATTCAATCGTTTGTTCCATCATTGGACGAACGATGTCTGAGACAGACTGGGCGTCAAGGATCGCTGCCCGGTCCGCGTACATGACTTTCCGTTGATCAGCCATGACGTTATCGTAACCGAGAACTTGTTTCCGTGCGTCGAAGTTATTTCCTTCGACCCGTTTTTGAGCGGACTCGACGGCACGTGAGACCATCCGGCTTTCGATTGGTTGCGAGTCGTCCATTCCAAGACGATCCATCATCGATTGCAGGGAATCGGAGCCGAAACGGCGCATCAATTCATCTTCAAGTGAAAGGTAGAACTGGGATGCCCCCGGGTCACCTTGACGACCGGCCCGACCACGTAACTGGTTATCGATCCGGCGTGATTCGTGACGCTCTGTCCCGAGAATGTAAAGACCGCCTTTTTCGATGACGCCTGCACCGAGCTTGATGTCGGTACCGCGTCCTGCCATGTTCGTCGCAATCGTGACCGAGTTCGCTTGTCCCGCGTTCTCGATGATTTCTGCTTCCCGGGCATGGTTTTTCGCGTTCAAGACTTCGTGGCGGATGCCGCGCTTTTTGAGAATCCCGCTGAGGAGCTCAGACGTTTCGACGGCGACCGTACCGACGAGGACCGGTTGTCCTTCGCGGTTGGCACGTTCGATTTCGTCTGCAACAGCAGCGAATTTCCCGTTCATCGTCTTGAAAATCAAATCAGGCTGATCGTTACGGATGACGGGCTTATTCGTCGGAACGGGAACGACATGCATGTTGTAGATATTCCGGAACTCTTCTTCCTCGGTCTTCGCCGTACCAGTCATCCCGGCAAGCTTCGTATACATCCGGAAGAAGTTTTGATACGTGATCGTCGCTAGTGTCATCGACTCACGTTGAATCTCGACGCCTTCTTTTGCTTCAATCGCTTGGTGCAGTCCTTCTGAGTAACGACGTCCTTCCATGACACGACCCGTGAATTGGTCGATGATCATGACCTCATCTTCCCGAATCATGTAGTCGACGTCGCGGTGCATGACGGAATTTGCACGGAGCGCAAGACTCAAGTGATGGTTCAGTGCGACGTGTTCAAGTCCAAACAAGTTGTCGATGCCGAAGTACTTTTCAGCGCGGTCGATGCCTTGCTCCGTCAAGAGCACACTTTTCGTTTTGATGTCGACCGTATAGTCTTCATCTGCCTTCATCATCTTCGCGAACGTATCTGCTTGTGAGTAGAGGGCCGTCGATTTCTCAGCAGAACCTGAAATAATCAACGGTGTCCGTGCTTCATCGACGAGGATCGAGTCGACTTCATCGACGACAGCATAAGAAAGCGGACGTTGAACGCGGTCTTCTTTATACAGGACCATGTTGTCACGCAAGTAGTCGAAACCGAACTCATTGTTCGTTCCGTACGTGATATCACAGCTATAGGCTGCTTGTTTTTCTTGACGCGACATGCTTGACAGGTTCAACCCGACCGATAGACCGAGCGCCGCATAGAGCGGCTCCATGATGTCACGGTCACGTTTCGCCAAGTATTCGTTGACGGTGATGACGTGAACGCCATTGCCGGCGAGTGCATTCAAATAGACAGGAAGCGTCGCGACAAGCGTTTTCCCTTCCCCTGTCTTCATTTCAGCAATATCACCGTTGTGAAGGACATAGCCCCCAATTAACTGGACACGATAATGGCGCATGCCTAAGACACGCGTCGATACTTCACGACAGACGGCGAATGCTTCCGGTAAGATATCATCTAAATCTTCTCCGCCCGCAAGACGCGTCCGGAACTCTACCACCTTACCTTCTAATTCTTGATCTGATAAAGCACCCATTTGTTCCTCGAATGCTTCGACGGCGTCTGCCACTTTTTCTGCTTTTTTCAGGACACGTTTCGTCGGTGCGAATAACTCTTTTAGAAAATTAGCCATGCCATACAGTCCCCTTACTTCGAACGATTCTTTATATGAACAGAATTCCGAGATTTTTCCTTTATTCAGTGTACCGAATACAGCGTCAAATTTCAACAAGCGGACGACGTGACGTCTCGTCCTGTTCGATCTATGTAGCATACGCATCGACTAAAGATATAGTTTTCTAACATATCAAAAAGGGACCCACTCCTAAGAGCGAGTCCCTTGTACATTCATTATTCTGGTTCAATCAAGCCGTAACGACCATCTTTTCGACGGTAAACGACGTTCGTGTTACCCGTTTCAGCGTCTGAGAAGACGAAGAACGTGTGACCGAGCATATCCATTTGAAGAATCGCTTCTTCCGTATCCATCGGCTTGAGTGTGAAACGTTTTGTTCGAACGAGTTCGAGTTCCGCTTCATCCTCTTCGTAGACAGGTGCTTCTGCCTCCGGTCCTTCGAGCGTTTTGAAGTATTCGCCAATGCCGCCTTCTTTGGCGCGTCCTCTCCGGTTGATTTTCGTTTTATGTTTCCGGATTTGACGTTCGAGCTTGTCGACGACGAGGTCGATTGCTGCGTACATGTCGCCATTTACATCCTCTGCACGAAGCAAGAGATTTGGCATTGGAATCGTCACTTCGACTTTTTGTTTCTCATTGTTGACTTTGAGATTGACATAAGCCGTCTGCGCTTCCGTAGGAGTTGTAAAATAACGAGTTAACTTTTCAAGCTTTTTCTCGACGTAATCCTTGAGAGCATCTGTGACGTCCAAGTTTTCACCGCGAATGTTGTAGATCATGTAAACTCCTCCTTAAGTAACCGGTTGAACCTATGAATTCGATAAACTTCAGTCGTTTCCTTCTGAAGATTCAAAATTCTTTTGATTCGTATTTATTATACCACGATAAATGATACAAGGAAATGAAAACGATGACATTCTGTTGAACATCCTCCTTAATCTTTAGCGTACTATAATTGTTTTACGTGTTGATATTAGCGTATAT from the Exiguobacterium oxidotolerans JCM 12280 genome contains:
- the ftsX gene encoding permease-like cell division protein FtsX; amino-acid sequence: MKFNGFRHLREGSKGLVRNGWMTFASVSAVTVTLLLVGIFAMVMFNVNKISDNVEKDVEIQVFVEREADQAKIDAVGSKLEQMPGVASVRYSSKEDELNRFKEQLGEGSQAYQSVEKDNPLHDRYIVKATSPNETETIANTVKKMENIDSVEYGEDYVEKMFNFLEGVRVGGIILIVGLTFMAMFLISNTIKVTIFSRRREIEIMRLVGAKNGFIRAPFFVEGLLMGVLGALIPIAVVYFGYEVTYNALQPQLVSLNASIFNLIPPGELSVQVALILLALGAFIGVWGSTTSLGRFLKV
- the ftsE gene encoding cell division ATP-binding protein FtsE produces the protein MIKMQQVSKIYPNGVTALREVNLTINQGEFVYIVGPSGAGKSTFMKMMYREEKPTSGSFLFKGIEVGKLKNRQIPELRRQIGVIFQDFKLLPSLTVYENVAFALEVVGDDKAQIRKKVNEVLDLVKLKHKARNYPDELSGGEQQRISIARAIVNRPSLVIADEPTGNLDPDTALDIMEVFEEIYRRGTTVVMATHNRDIVNKMRHRVLAIDGGKIVRDEEKGMYGYEV
- the cccB gene encoding cytochrome c551, with amino-acid sequence MKLKNLLLAAGLGATLVLGACGSDDSSSSDTTKEDTSMNDDSSKTETAVDAEKIFANNCASCHGNNLEGNVGPNLTKVGSKYSSEEIQDIIKNGKGQMPAGILKEDEEIVAVADWLAEKK
- a CDS encoding YitT family protein, translating into MTSTRQEVVRDYVYLLLGSLFVASAFSLFLAPNQLASGGVSGLSIVLNDLFGISPGLFQLVANVLLLAIGWMILGMGFGVKSLVGSIFLPVVILIYERFEVPAATMNPMLAAIFGGAGVGIGLGLIFKGRASTGGMDLIAQILHRFTKLPIHLCIALLDGTIVISAAIIFSLEIGLYALVALFITIKMIDIVQLGITNDKLAYIISDQREALVKEIFQTLDRGATEIEAAGAYTRKRKPMLMVVVRQGEITTLKEIVKHIDPEAFLVVSEAHEVLGLGFTDDKRYHNVP
- a CDS encoding GNAT family N-acetyltransferase; this encodes MIIRQEKFKDAAAIRRVHEAAFEQAAEADLVDALREDDEAAPRFSRVAVADRGEIVGHVLLSRIYIEDVPSLALAPVGVMPVWQRKGIGSELIRQVIEDAREAGEQHIVVLGHDSYYPQFGFERSIDYGIEAPFPVPAEVFLVMPLVRNGLTGVKGTVRYPKPFSAV
- the prfB gene encoding peptide chain release factor 2, whose translation is MELAEIRNTAEWMEKKLGEYKASLDLETKISRIEELENEMTFPDFWNNQEEAQKVIDESNGLKAMVDKYQHLADGHENIVLTYELIKEEPDVELQEELESELGDIKQKFDEFELQILLNGEYDANNAILELHPGAGGTESQDWASMLLRMYQRFCDKQGWKVETMDYQPGDEAGVKSVTLRIQGHNAYGYLKAEKGIHRLVRISPFDSSGRRHTSFVSCDVMPEFNDDIDIDIRTEDLRVDTYRASGAGGQHINTTDSAVRITHVPTGVVVSCQQERSQIKNREAAMKMLKAKLYQREIEEKQKKLDEIRGEKSDIAWGSQIRSYVFHPYSMVKDHRTNYEVGNTQGAMDGDIMGFIDAYLRLLNM
- the secA gene encoding preprotein translocase subunit SecA, encoding MANFLKELFAPTKRVLKKAEKVADAVEAFEEQMGALSDQELEGKVVEFRTRLAGGEDLDDILPEAFAVCREVSTRVLGMRHYRVQLIGGYVLHNGDIAEMKTGEGKTLVATLPVYLNALAGNGVHVITVNEYLAKRDRDIMEPLYAALGLSVGLNLSSMSRQEKQAAYSCDITYGTNNEFGFDYLRDNMVLYKEDRVQRPLSYAVVDEVDSILVDEARTPLIISGSAEKSTALYSQADTFAKMMKADEDYTVDIKTKSVLLTEQGIDRAEKYFGIDNLFGLEHVALNHHLSLALRANSVMHRDVDYMIREDEVMIIDQFTGRVMEGRRYSEGLHQAIEAKEGVEIQRESMTLATITYQNFFRMYTKLAGMTGTAKTEEEEFRNIYNMHVVPVPTNKPVIRNDQPDLIFKTMNGKFAAVADEIERANREGQPVLVGTVAVETSELLSGILKKRGIRHEVLNAKNHAREAEIIENAGQANSVTIATNMAGRGTDIKLGAGVIEKGGLYILGTERHESRRIDNQLRGRAGRQGDPGASQFYLSLEDELMRRFGSDSLQSMMDRLGMDDSQPIESRMVSRAVESAQKRVEGNNFDARKQVLGYDNVMADQRKVMYADRAAILDAQSVSDIVRPMMEQTIESGVHQYTPIEFVPEEWSIGALADWANQTLAVEEKVTEQELFGKEREEIIELLKERTFAHYENKRSEVPAEAFDEFEKVIVLRAVDQHWMNHIDQMDQLREGIHLRAYGQNDPLREYQSEGSMMFDTMNAAIAEEVTQFVLRADLDPNLKREKVVKDEVAVSGKEDKVIKKAPVRKNPNDQIGRNDPCWCGSGKKYKNCHGRQA
- the hpf gene encoding ribosome hibernation-promoting factor, HPF/YfiA family, with translation MIYNIRGENLDVTDALKDYVEKKLEKLTRYFTTPTEAQTAYVNLKVNNEKQKVEVTIPMPNLLLRAEDVNGDMYAAIDLVVDKLERQIRKHKTKINRRGRAKEGGIGEYFKTLEGPEAEAPVYEEDEAELELVRTKRFTLKPMDTEEAILQMDMLGHTFFVFSDAETGNTNVVYRRKDGRYGLIEPE